A single Struthio camelus isolate bStrCam1 chromosome 8, bStrCam1.hap1, whole genome shotgun sequence DNA region contains:
- the TIE1 gene encoding tyrosine-protein kinase receptor Tie-1 isoform X5 — MGLQVYLLLLLPWLTGAILDITLIANVQSLSHSDFFLSCVMGERDVSYLQIERDNKIVMTHPKTGFQNYHNRSNHVQARGFSMPDLVGILYCLGRTQTEQAQVVYVHNSHNAHLFPVKATQSVNIAEPATFSARVLKKKETDVMWKRNGTYYQTTDRGEVRGNLFTLTLPNVSVSENGVYSATFMGDSPLWSAFYRLIVRACAAKKWGPSCEKDCPDCLNGGVCHDHVGECICPPGFMGTRCERACREGQFGRNCQETCQRAQGCRGLSFCLPDPYGCSCASGWSGSRCNQACPPGYYGPDCALGCSCRNGGSCNRFSGCVCPSGWHGQYCEKSDRFPQIIRLASELEFNLGSEPVISCVATGNPLPASDSVEMRKADGTVLKLIKAIIEPGQITCEFQVLSLTKADAGLWECRVSTTGGQDSRKVKVNIRVPPTPLTPPRLLAKQSRQLVVSPVDCFSGDGPIVSIKLLYKPKDDTSVWSSIVVDNSENITLMNLRPVTSYVVKVQLTRPGDGGEGSKGPEAIMVTECVEPTVKPVIEGWSIEEKNTLHVNWKLPNNHEPAHGFIVHLFDSARRLICEKNITSISVLSARIADLEFNTEYSLEVLVYHCTSLGPPSDLYKVIINSKGALSVPPSLGSHSTEQSGVDQQLLLAIIGSVSVTCFTILFALLALFLIKKNFFHRRRTFTYQSGSVSAACPTRTVSPAPHVPARSRSRSVASSPDAARPHFHAERGEETILQFNSGTLTLTRRPKPQPEPLSYPILEWEDIKFEDMIGEGNFGQVIRAMIKKDGLKMNAAIKMLKEFASENDHRDFAGELEVLCKLGHHPNIINLLGACENKGYLYIAIEYAPYGNLLDFLRKSRVLETDPAFAKEHGTASTLTSQQLLQFASDVAKGMQYLSEKQFIHRDLAARNILVGENLASKIADFGLSRGEEVYVKKTMGRLPVRWMAIESLNYSVYTTKSDVWSFGVLLWEIVSLGGTPYCGMTCAELYEKLPQGYRMEKPRNCDDEVYELMRQCWRDRPYERPPFAQISMQLIRMLEARKAYVNMALFENFTYAGIDATAEEA, encoded by the exons ATGGGACTCCAAGTTTATCTTCTACTTCTCCTCCCATGGCTGACAG GGGCCATCCTGGACATCACCCTAATTGCCAACGTGCAGAGCCTGTCTCACTCTGACTTCTTCCTCTCCTGCGTCATGGGCGAGCGCGACGTGAGTTACCTGCAGATCGAGAGGGACAACAAAATTGTGATGACACACCCCAAGACGGGCTTCCAAAACTACCACAACCGCAGCAATCATGTCCAGGCCAGGGGCTTCTCCATGCCTGACCTGGTGGGGATCCTCTACTGCCTGGGGCGCACACAGACAGAGCAGGCCCAGGTGGTCTATGTGCACAACAGCCACAATG CCCATCTATTCCCTGTGAAGGCCACGCAGTCCGTCAACATCGCTGAGCCAGCCACCTTCTCTGCCAGAGTCCTCAAGAAGAAGGAGACAGACGTTATGTGGAAAAGAAATG GTACCTACTACCAGACCACAGATCGGGGCGAGGTGCGGGGCAACCTCTTCACGCTGACGCTCCCCAATGTGAGCGTGAGTGAGAATGGCGTCTACAGTGCCACATTTATGGGGGACAGCCCACTGTGGAGCGCCTTCTACCGACTGATCGTCAGAg CGTGTGCCGCAAAGAAATGGGGGCCCTCCTGCGAGAAGGACTGTCCCGACTGTCTGAATGGGGGCGTCTGCCACGACCACGTCGGTGAATGCATTTGCCCGCCCGGATTCATGGGCACTCGCTGTGAGAGAG CCTGTCGGGAAGGCCAGTTTGGCCGTAACTGCCAAGAGACATGCCAGAGagcccagggctgcagggggCTCAGCTTCTGCCTTCCAGATCCCTACGGCTGCTCCTGCGCCTCTGGGTGGAGTGGTTCCCGCTGCAACCAAG cCTGTCCCCCAGGATACTATGGCCCAGACTGTGCCCTGGGGTGCTCCTGCCGAAACGGAGGCAGCTGTAACCGCTTCAGTGGCTGCGTGTGCCCATCAGGCTGGCATGGACAGTACTGCGAGAAGTCAG ACCGGTTCCCCCAGATCATCAGACTGGCCTCGGAGCTGGAGTTCAACCTGGGCTCGGAGCCTGTGATCAGCTGCGTGGCCACTGGAAACCCACTGCCTGCGAGTGACAGCGTGGAGATGCGCAAGGCTGACGGCACTGTGCTCAAG CTGATCAAAGCCATCATCGAGCCAGGGCAGATCACATGCGAGTTCCAGGTGCTGAGCTTGACCAAGGCCGACGCAGGGCTCTGGGAGTGCAGAGTCTCCACAACTGGGGGGCAGGACAGCCGGAAAGTCAAAGTCAACATCAGAG TGCCACCCACACCCCTGACCCCTCCCCGGCTGCTTGCcaagcagagcaggcagctcGTGGTGTCACCCGTGGATTGTTTCTCTGGTGATGGACCCATTGTCTCCATCAAGCTGCTCTACAAGCCCAAGGACGACACCTCGGTGTGGTCTTCCATTGTGG TTGACAACAGCGAGAACATCACCCTCATGAACCTCCGACCAGTGACCTCCTATGTTGTCAAGGTGCAGCTGACCCGGCCGGGGGACGGTGGGGAGGGCAGCAAGGGGCCAGAGGCCATCATGGTGACCGAGTGTGTAG AGCCCACAGTCAAGCCTGTGATTGAAGGTTGGTCCATAGAGGAGAAAAACACACTTCATGTCAACTGGAAATTGCCAAATAACCACGAGCCGGCACATGGGTTCATCGTCCATCTCTTTGACTCTGCAAGGAGGCTCATCTGTGAGAAAAACATCACATCCATATCCGTGCTGTCTGCCCGCATTGCGGATCTGGAGTTCAACACGGAGTACAGCCTGGAGGTGCTGGTGTACCATTGCACAAGCCTGGGCCCCCCCTCTGACCTCTACAAGGTCATAATAAACAGCAAAG GAGCGCTGAGCGTGCCGCCCAGCCTGGGCAGCCACAGCACCGAGCAGTCAGGAGTAGACCAACAGCTGCTCTTGGCCATCATCGGCTCTGTGTCCGTCACCTGCTTCACCATCCTCTTTGCTCTCCTTGCGCTTTTCCTCATCAAGAAGAATTTTTTCCACCGGCGCCGCACCTTTACGTACCAGTCTGGCTCGGTGAGTGCCGCCTGCCCCACCAGGACCGTGTCCCCAGCTCCCCACGTCCCAGCCCGATCCAGGTCACGCTCTGTAGCCTCCAGTCCGGATGCAGCCAGGCCTCACTTCCACGCGGAGAGG GGGGAAGAGACCATCTTGCAGTTCAACTCGGGAACTCTGACCTTGACACGCCGGCCCAAGCCGCAGCCTGAGCCCCTTAGCTACCCCATCTTGGAGTGGGAAGACATCAAGTTTGAAGATATGATTGGGGAGGGGAACTTTGGTCAGGTCATCAGAGCTATGATCAAAAAGGACGGCCTGAAAATGAACGCAGCCATCAAGATGCTGAAAG AGTTTGCTTCAGAGAATGACCATCGGGACTTTGCTGGGGAGCTGGAGGTGTTATGCAAACTGGGCCATCACCCCAACATCATCAACTTGCTGGGTGCCTGTGAGAACAAGG gcTACCTGTACATTGCTATTGAGTATGCCCCCTATGGAAACCTCCTTGACTTCCTCCGCAAAAGCCGAGTCCTGGAAACTGACCCAGCCTTTGCCAAAGAGCATGGGACTGCGTCCACCCTCACCTCCCAACAGCTCCTCCAGTTTGCTTCAGATGTGGCCAAGGGAATGCAGTACCTGAGTGAGAAGCAG TTCATTCACAGGGACCTGGCAGCCAGGAATATCTTGGTGGGAGAAAATCTGGCCTCCAAGATTGCCGACTTCGGGCTCTCCAGAGGGGAGGAGGTCTATGTGAAGAAGACAATG GGTCGCTTGCCGGTTCGTTGGATGGCCATTGAGTCCCTGAACTACAGCGTGTATACCACCAAGAGTGATGT GTGGTCATTCGGTGTCCTGCTCTGGGAGATTGTCAGTTTGG GGGGGACACCGTACTGTGGGATGACGTGTGCCGAGCTCTACGAGAAGCTCCCTCAGGGTTACCGCATGGAGAAGCCACGCAACTGTGATGACGAGGT
- the TIE1 gene encoding tyrosine-protein kinase receptor Tie-1 isoform X6 gives MGLQVYLLLLLPWLTGAILDITLIANVQSLSHSDFFLSCVMGERDVSYLQIERDNKIVMTHPKTGFQNYHNRSNHVQARGFSMPDLVGILYCLGRTQTEQAQVVYVHNSHNAHLFPVKATQSVNIAEPATFSARVLKKKETDVMWKRNGTYYQTTDRGEVRGNLFTLTLPNVSVSENGVYSATFMGDSPLWSAFYRLIVRACAAKKWGPSCEKDCPDCLNGGVCHDHVGECICPPGFMGTRCERACREGQFGRNCQETCQRAQGCRGLSFCLPDPYGCSCASGWSGSRCNQACPPGYYGPDCALGCSCRNGGSCNRFSGCVCPSGWHGQYCEKSDRFPQIIRLASELEFNLGSEPVISCVATGNPLPASDSVEMRKADGTVLKLIKAIIEPGQITCEFQVLSLTKADAGLWECRVSTTGGQDSRKVKVNIRVPPTPLTPPRLLAKQSRQLVVSPVDCFSGDGPIVSIKLLYKPKDDTSVWSSIVVDNSENITLMNLRPVTSYVVKVQLTRPGDGGEGSKGPEAIMVTECVEPTVKPVIEGWSIEEKNTLHVNWKLPNNHEPAHGFIVHLFDSARRLICEKNITSISVLSARIADLEFNTEYSLEVLVYHCTSLGPPSDLYKVIINSKGALSVPPSLGSHSTEQSGVDQQLLLAIIGSVSVTCFTILFALLALFLIKKNFFHRRRTFTYQSGSGEETILQFNSGTLTLTRRPKPQPEPLSYPILEWEDIKFEDMIGEGNFGQVIRAMIKKDGLKMNAAIKMLKEFASENDHRDFAGELEVLCKLGHHPNIINLLGACENKGYLYIAIEYAPYGNLLDFLRKSRVLETDPAFAKEHGTASTLTSQQLLQFASDVAKGMQYLSEKQFIHRDLAARNILVGENLASKIADFGLSRGEEVYVKKTMGRLPVRWMAIESLNYSVYTTKSDVWSFGVLLWEIVSLGGTPYCGMTCAELYEKLPQGYRMEKPRNCDDEVYELMRQCWRDRPYERPPFAQISMQLIRMLEARKAYVNMALFENFTYAGIDATAEEA, from the exons ATGGGACTCCAAGTTTATCTTCTACTTCTCCTCCCATGGCTGACAG GGGCCATCCTGGACATCACCCTAATTGCCAACGTGCAGAGCCTGTCTCACTCTGACTTCTTCCTCTCCTGCGTCATGGGCGAGCGCGACGTGAGTTACCTGCAGATCGAGAGGGACAACAAAATTGTGATGACACACCCCAAGACGGGCTTCCAAAACTACCACAACCGCAGCAATCATGTCCAGGCCAGGGGCTTCTCCATGCCTGACCTGGTGGGGATCCTCTACTGCCTGGGGCGCACACAGACAGAGCAGGCCCAGGTGGTCTATGTGCACAACAGCCACAATG CCCATCTATTCCCTGTGAAGGCCACGCAGTCCGTCAACATCGCTGAGCCAGCCACCTTCTCTGCCAGAGTCCTCAAGAAGAAGGAGACAGACGTTATGTGGAAAAGAAATG GTACCTACTACCAGACCACAGATCGGGGCGAGGTGCGGGGCAACCTCTTCACGCTGACGCTCCCCAATGTGAGCGTGAGTGAGAATGGCGTCTACAGTGCCACATTTATGGGGGACAGCCCACTGTGGAGCGCCTTCTACCGACTGATCGTCAGAg CGTGTGCCGCAAAGAAATGGGGGCCCTCCTGCGAGAAGGACTGTCCCGACTGTCTGAATGGGGGCGTCTGCCACGACCACGTCGGTGAATGCATTTGCCCGCCCGGATTCATGGGCACTCGCTGTGAGAGAG CCTGTCGGGAAGGCCAGTTTGGCCGTAACTGCCAAGAGACATGCCAGAGagcccagggctgcagggggCTCAGCTTCTGCCTTCCAGATCCCTACGGCTGCTCCTGCGCCTCTGGGTGGAGTGGTTCCCGCTGCAACCAAG cCTGTCCCCCAGGATACTATGGCCCAGACTGTGCCCTGGGGTGCTCCTGCCGAAACGGAGGCAGCTGTAACCGCTTCAGTGGCTGCGTGTGCCCATCAGGCTGGCATGGACAGTACTGCGAGAAGTCAG ACCGGTTCCCCCAGATCATCAGACTGGCCTCGGAGCTGGAGTTCAACCTGGGCTCGGAGCCTGTGATCAGCTGCGTGGCCACTGGAAACCCACTGCCTGCGAGTGACAGCGTGGAGATGCGCAAGGCTGACGGCACTGTGCTCAAG CTGATCAAAGCCATCATCGAGCCAGGGCAGATCACATGCGAGTTCCAGGTGCTGAGCTTGACCAAGGCCGACGCAGGGCTCTGGGAGTGCAGAGTCTCCACAACTGGGGGGCAGGACAGCCGGAAAGTCAAAGTCAACATCAGAG TGCCACCCACACCCCTGACCCCTCCCCGGCTGCTTGCcaagcagagcaggcagctcGTGGTGTCACCCGTGGATTGTTTCTCTGGTGATGGACCCATTGTCTCCATCAAGCTGCTCTACAAGCCCAAGGACGACACCTCGGTGTGGTCTTCCATTGTGG TTGACAACAGCGAGAACATCACCCTCATGAACCTCCGACCAGTGACCTCCTATGTTGTCAAGGTGCAGCTGACCCGGCCGGGGGACGGTGGGGAGGGCAGCAAGGGGCCAGAGGCCATCATGGTGACCGAGTGTGTAG AGCCCACAGTCAAGCCTGTGATTGAAGGTTGGTCCATAGAGGAGAAAAACACACTTCATGTCAACTGGAAATTGCCAAATAACCACGAGCCGGCACATGGGTTCATCGTCCATCTCTTTGACTCTGCAAGGAGGCTCATCTGTGAGAAAAACATCACATCCATATCCGTGCTGTCTGCCCGCATTGCGGATCTGGAGTTCAACACGGAGTACAGCCTGGAGGTGCTGGTGTACCATTGCACAAGCCTGGGCCCCCCCTCTGACCTCTACAAGGTCATAATAAACAGCAAAG GAGCGCTGAGCGTGCCGCCCAGCCTGGGCAGCCACAGCACCGAGCAGTCAGGAGTAGACCAACAGCTGCTCTTGGCCATCATCGGCTCTGTGTCCGTCACCTGCTTCACCATCCTCTTTGCTCTCCTTGCGCTTTTCCTCATCAAGAAGAATTTTTTCCACCGGCGCCGCACCTTTACGTACCAGTCTGGCTCG GGGGAAGAGACCATCTTGCAGTTCAACTCGGGAACTCTGACCTTGACACGCCGGCCCAAGCCGCAGCCTGAGCCCCTTAGCTACCCCATCTTGGAGTGGGAAGACATCAAGTTTGAAGATATGATTGGGGAGGGGAACTTTGGTCAGGTCATCAGAGCTATGATCAAAAAGGACGGCCTGAAAATGAACGCAGCCATCAAGATGCTGAAAG AGTTTGCTTCAGAGAATGACCATCGGGACTTTGCTGGGGAGCTGGAGGTGTTATGCAAACTGGGCCATCACCCCAACATCATCAACTTGCTGGGTGCCTGTGAGAACAAGG gcTACCTGTACATTGCTATTGAGTATGCCCCCTATGGAAACCTCCTTGACTTCCTCCGCAAAAGCCGAGTCCTGGAAACTGACCCAGCCTTTGCCAAAGAGCATGGGACTGCGTCCACCCTCACCTCCCAACAGCTCCTCCAGTTTGCTTCAGATGTGGCCAAGGGAATGCAGTACCTGAGTGAGAAGCAG TTCATTCACAGGGACCTGGCAGCCAGGAATATCTTGGTGGGAGAAAATCTGGCCTCCAAGATTGCCGACTTCGGGCTCTCCAGAGGGGAGGAGGTCTATGTGAAGAAGACAATG GGTCGCTTGCCGGTTCGTTGGATGGCCATTGAGTCCCTGAACTACAGCGTGTATACCACCAAGAGTGATGT GTGGTCATTCGGTGTCCTGCTCTGGGAGATTGTCAGTTTGG GGGGGACACCGTACTGTGGGATGACGTGTGCCGAGCTCTACGAGAAGCTCCCTCAGGGTTACCGCATGGAGAAGCCACGCAACTGTGATGACGAGGT
- the TIE1 gene encoding tyrosine-protein kinase receptor Tie-1 isoform X1 codes for MGLQVYLLLLLPWLTGAILDITLIANVQSLSHSDFFLSCVMGERDVSYLQIERDNKIVMTHPKTGFQNYHNRSNHVQARGFSMPDLVGILYCLGRTQTEQAQVVYVHNSHNAHLFPVKATQSVNIAEPATFSARVLKKKETDVMWKRNGTYYQTTDRGEVRGNLFTLTLPNVSVSENGVYSATFMGDSPLWSAFYRLIVRACAAKKWGPSCEKDCPDCLNGGVCHDHVGECICPPGFMGTRCERACREGQFGRNCQETCQRAQGCRGLSFCLPDPYGCSCASGWSGSRCNQACPPGYYGPDCALGCSCRNGGSCNRFSGCVCPSGWHGQYCEKSDRFPQIIRLASELEFNLGSEPVISCVATGNPLPASDSVEMRKADGTVLKLIKAIIEPGQITCEFQVLSLTKADAGLWECRVSTTGGQDSRKVKVNIRVPPTPLTPPRLLAKQSRQLVVSPVDCFSGDGPIVSIKLLYKPKDDTSVWSSIVVDNSENITLMNLRPVTSYVVKVQLTRPGDGGEGSKGPEAIMVTECVEPTVKPVIEGWSIEEKNTLHVNWKLPNNHEPAHGFIVHLFDSARRLICEKNITSISVLSARIADLEFNTEYSLEVLVYHCTSLGPPSDLYKVIINSKGPSSPRSLSAESLSDTAVRLSWQVPEYPNGGITKYIVELQQVGGTSEPQWIDTDSGVETTKTIGGLNASTNYQFRVRANSHVPGEWSQPVKAKTLGDGALSVPPSLGSHSTEQSGVDQQLLLAIIGSVSVTCFTILFALLALFLIKKNFFHRRRTFTYQSGSVSAACPTRTVSPAPHVPARSRSRSVASSPDAARPHFHAERGEETILQFNSGTLTLTRRPKPQPEPLSYPILEWEDIKFEDMIGEGNFGQVIRAMIKKDGLKMNAAIKMLKEFASENDHRDFAGELEVLCKLGHHPNIINLLGACENKGYLYIAIEYAPYGNLLDFLRKSRVLETDPAFAKEHGTASTLTSQQLLQFASDVAKGMQYLSEKQFIHRDLAARNILVGENLASKIADFGLSRGEEVYVKKTMGRLPVRWMAIESLNYSVYTTKSDVWSFGVLLWEIVSLGGTPYCGMTCAELYEKLPQGYRMEKPRNCDDEVYELMRQCWRDRPYERPPFAQISMQLIRMLEARKAYVNMALFENFTYAGIDATAEEA; via the exons ATGGGACTCCAAGTTTATCTTCTACTTCTCCTCCCATGGCTGACAG GGGCCATCCTGGACATCACCCTAATTGCCAACGTGCAGAGCCTGTCTCACTCTGACTTCTTCCTCTCCTGCGTCATGGGCGAGCGCGACGTGAGTTACCTGCAGATCGAGAGGGACAACAAAATTGTGATGACACACCCCAAGACGGGCTTCCAAAACTACCACAACCGCAGCAATCATGTCCAGGCCAGGGGCTTCTCCATGCCTGACCTGGTGGGGATCCTCTACTGCCTGGGGCGCACACAGACAGAGCAGGCCCAGGTGGTCTATGTGCACAACAGCCACAATG CCCATCTATTCCCTGTGAAGGCCACGCAGTCCGTCAACATCGCTGAGCCAGCCACCTTCTCTGCCAGAGTCCTCAAGAAGAAGGAGACAGACGTTATGTGGAAAAGAAATG GTACCTACTACCAGACCACAGATCGGGGCGAGGTGCGGGGCAACCTCTTCACGCTGACGCTCCCCAATGTGAGCGTGAGTGAGAATGGCGTCTACAGTGCCACATTTATGGGGGACAGCCCACTGTGGAGCGCCTTCTACCGACTGATCGTCAGAg CGTGTGCCGCAAAGAAATGGGGGCCCTCCTGCGAGAAGGACTGTCCCGACTGTCTGAATGGGGGCGTCTGCCACGACCACGTCGGTGAATGCATTTGCCCGCCCGGATTCATGGGCACTCGCTGTGAGAGAG CCTGTCGGGAAGGCCAGTTTGGCCGTAACTGCCAAGAGACATGCCAGAGagcccagggctgcagggggCTCAGCTTCTGCCTTCCAGATCCCTACGGCTGCTCCTGCGCCTCTGGGTGGAGTGGTTCCCGCTGCAACCAAG cCTGTCCCCCAGGATACTATGGCCCAGACTGTGCCCTGGGGTGCTCCTGCCGAAACGGAGGCAGCTGTAACCGCTTCAGTGGCTGCGTGTGCCCATCAGGCTGGCATGGACAGTACTGCGAGAAGTCAG ACCGGTTCCCCCAGATCATCAGACTGGCCTCGGAGCTGGAGTTCAACCTGGGCTCGGAGCCTGTGATCAGCTGCGTGGCCACTGGAAACCCACTGCCTGCGAGTGACAGCGTGGAGATGCGCAAGGCTGACGGCACTGTGCTCAAG CTGATCAAAGCCATCATCGAGCCAGGGCAGATCACATGCGAGTTCCAGGTGCTGAGCTTGACCAAGGCCGACGCAGGGCTCTGGGAGTGCAGAGTCTCCACAACTGGGGGGCAGGACAGCCGGAAAGTCAAAGTCAACATCAGAG TGCCACCCACACCCCTGACCCCTCCCCGGCTGCTTGCcaagcagagcaggcagctcGTGGTGTCACCCGTGGATTGTTTCTCTGGTGATGGACCCATTGTCTCCATCAAGCTGCTCTACAAGCCCAAGGACGACACCTCGGTGTGGTCTTCCATTGTGG TTGACAACAGCGAGAACATCACCCTCATGAACCTCCGACCAGTGACCTCCTATGTTGTCAAGGTGCAGCTGACCCGGCCGGGGGACGGTGGGGAGGGCAGCAAGGGGCCAGAGGCCATCATGGTGACCGAGTGTGTAG AGCCCACAGTCAAGCCTGTGATTGAAGGTTGGTCCATAGAGGAGAAAAACACACTTCATGTCAACTGGAAATTGCCAAATAACCACGAGCCGGCACATGGGTTCATCGTCCATCTCTTTGACTCTGCAAGGAGGCTCATCTGTGAGAAAAACATCACATCCATATCCGTGCTGTCTGCCCGCATTGCGGATCTGGAGTTCAACACGGAGTACAGCCTGGAGGTGCTGGTGTACCATTGCACAAGCCTGGGCCCCCCCTCTGACCTCTACAAGGTCATAATAAACAGCAAAG GCCCCTCCTCCCCACGGTCACTCTCCGCAGAGTCCCTGTCTGACACTGCAGTCAGGCTCTCCTGGCAGGTCCCCGAGTACCCCAATGGGGGCATCACCAAGTACATAGTGGAGCTGCAGCAGGTGGGGGGAACCAGTGAACCCCAGTGGATTGACACAGACAGCGGCGTGGAGACGACCAAGACCATCGGGGGCCTCAATGCCAGCACAAACTACCAGTTCCGTGTCCGGGCCAACTCCCACGTGCCAGGAGAGTGGAGCCAGCCTGTGAAAGCTAAGACCCTGGGGGATG GAGCGCTGAGCGTGCCGCCCAGCCTGGGCAGCCACAGCACCGAGCAGTCAGGAGTAGACCAACAGCTGCTCTTGGCCATCATCGGCTCTGTGTCCGTCACCTGCTTCACCATCCTCTTTGCTCTCCTTGCGCTTTTCCTCATCAAGAAGAATTTTTTCCACCGGCGCCGCACCTTTACGTACCAGTCTGGCTCGGTGAGTGCCGCCTGCCCCACCAGGACCGTGTCCCCAGCTCCCCACGTCCCAGCCCGATCCAGGTCACGCTCTGTAGCCTCCAGTCCGGATGCAGCCAGGCCTCACTTCCACGCGGAGAGG GGGGAAGAGACCATCTTGCAGTTCAACTCGGGAACTCTGACCTTGACACGCCGGCCCAAGCCGCAGCCTGAGCCCCTTAGCTACCCCATCTTGGAGTGGGAAGACATCAAGTTTGAAGATATGATTGGGGAGGGGAACTTTGGTCAGGTCATCAGAGCTATGATCAAAAAGGACGGCCTGAAAATGAACGCAGCCATCAAGATGCTGAAAG AGTTTGCTTCAGAGAATGACCATCGGGACTTTGCTGGGGAGCTGGAGGTGTTATGCAAACTGGGCCATCACCCCAACATCATCAACTTGCTGGGTGCCTGTGAGAACAAGG gcTACCTGTACATTGCTATTGAGTATGCCCCCTATGGAAACCTCCTTGACTTCCTCCGCAAAAGCCGAGTCCTGGAAACTGACCCAGCCTTTGCCAAAGAGCATGGGACTGCGTCCACCCTCACCTCCCAACAGCTCCTCCAGTTTGCTTCAGATGTGGCCAAGGGAATGCAGTACCTGAGTGAGAAGCAG TTCATTCACAGGGACCTGGCAGCCAGGAATATCTTGGTGGGAGAAAATCTGGCCTCCAAGATTGCCGACTTCGGGCTCTCCAGAGGGGAGGAGGTCTATGTGAAGAAGACAATG GGTCGCTTGCCGGTTCGTTGGATGGCCATTGAGTCCCTGAACTACAGCGTGTATACCACCAAGAGTGATGT GTGGTCATTCGGTGTCCTGCTCTGGGAGATTGTCAGTTTGG GGGGGACACCGTACTGTGGGATGACGTGTGCCGAGCTCTACGAGAAGCTCCCTCAGGGTTACCGCATGGAGAAGCCACGCAACTGTGATGACGAGGT